The genomic window TTCGCTTTGGCCGCACTCGGCAATTTCGGGAAACCGCTGATCGATCTGTTAGACCAGATCTCCAAAGTGTTTTTCAAGATTGTCAACATCATCATGCGGGTAGCTCCGCTCGGTGCCTTTGGGGCGATGTCTTACACCATCGGAAAATACGGCCTGTCCTCACTCATTCCGCTGGGCAAACTGATGCTGGCCGTCTACATCACCATGTTCCTGTTCGTCTTCATCGTCTTGAATCTGATTTGCCGGATGTACGGGTTCAGTCTGTGGAACTACCTAAAATTTATCAAAGAAGAATTGCTCATCGTACTTGGGACCTCCTCGTCCGAATCCGTTTTGCCCCGCATGATGAAGCGGATGGAAGAATACGGTTGTTCCAAATCGGTGGTCGGCTTGGTTCTGCCGACGGGCTATGCCTTCAACTTGGACGGTACATCGATTTATTTGACTATGGCCGTCGTATTCTTGGCCCAGGTGAGCGGTGTTGATCTGAGTTTGACACAGGAGCTGACGATTCTCGCTATCCTGATGCTGACTTCAAAAGGAGCGGCGACGGTGACGGGTGGCGGATTTATTGTGCTAGCCTCCACGTTGAGCGCCACACATGCGATTCCCTTGGAGGGATTGGCTCTATTGCTCGGTGTAGACCGCTTCATGTCTGAAGCACGAGCCATTGTGAACATGATCGGAAATGGTATCGCTACGATCGTCGTGGCCAAAAGTGAAAACGAATTCCAGCCTCATCATCCACAATTCGGCAAACAGCATGGTGACACCTCTCCTTCCGACGCGGTAGGAACGGATGTATCATAAAGCGCACAAATGAACCGGCTCCCTACGCGAAGGAGTCGGTTTTCGTTTCTACTACATTCCGAGCGTTTTGGGCTTGAGTATATTTTGATAACTTGCCCACGATTATCGCACACTTTGTTCATCTTTTGTTAAAGCAAATCCAACGAAAAAGGATGGATAAAAAGATGGCAAATATCAACGAAAAGATCACTGTCATTGTCGAAAAAACAGGGAAACGAACCATAACCAAGTCTCCTCTATCTGGAAAATCAAAAGCTGTGGTGATTATCAACAACCAGTTCACTAATGCACCAAATACTACGCAAATTGCGAGTGGGGCTGGTCGAAGCAGCGCTGCAGGAAGTAATGTGGCTATTGCTTCGTCAAACACCCGTCAGCAACAGAGTGTGGGCGCTGGAGGAAAAGCCAAAAACGTTGGAATAAAGGGTAAACGGTATGTGACGCACAAAAAGCATGGAAAGAAGAACAATGCCAAAGAAATCGTCATCGTCATCAATAATCAGGTCGTCAAGCGGAGCAAACGCAAATCCACTTCGTCGGCTACTCAGGTGGCAAGCGGTAGTGGAACCTACAGCACAAGTGGTACCAATTCTGCAATCGAAAGCTCAAATACAAAACAGCAACATGCCGTTGGCGGAGGCCCAGGATCTCGTGCAATAAACAAGTTGATAAAGGGTAAACAAAAAGAAATCGGACTACGCCGACGAAAACCAATTAAGCGATCTTGGCACTCCACACGGTTAAAACACCGCAGGAACTCACTTTAGGCGCCGTTGGCTTCTTGGGTCATTCGCGTCTGCAGTCCGTTTCCCGTCTCGGGCCTCATCCTCCTGCCTATACGATTCTGCGATTCTTACTATATGTACCCACAAAGACGTTACCGGCACACTGGTTTTAACCTATCACTCTCATTGTTTTCCCTAAACGAGTTATAGTTGTTTGATTACATTTTCCTGAACAGGACGGCAATTCATCCAATGGAAAACAAAATGCCATTAAAACCAAATCAATACCAGCTTGTTTTAACTGATCAATTGCCTCCCTGGAAAATAGCGAGGTAGTGTTTTTGAATGGGACGAGGTTGCATTGTTCCACCTTTAATTTCGTAGTAATTCCCTTGAAAGGAAAATTCGTCGTTCTGCCACAGCCCTTAAAATCGGGGCCGCCAATACGTTGCCTTGGTATCCCCAAAAATATTTCGGTCTTTTCAAAATATGCTTATAAAGATGAAATAGATCCTTTTCTTCGATGGTGTACGTGACCTGCATGTTCTTTCCTCCACAATTAATTAAGTAACTTCACTAACCACATTTGTTGTTTCACTAACCCCCAGTCAGAAGGGGAAACAGGAACAGATCATCCAATTTTTTCTAAATAAGAAGGTAGCTTTGAAACACCTCTTCTTCATTGGACCAGCTTGCCATGGTTCTCCTCCCCTCATATAATATTTTCGTTATGACCTCCTTTTTTTCGACGACCTGTGCCTCTGGGAGGTTATGTCCGCTAATTGTATTTAGCGGACATTATGGAGGGTGGATGTAGCGACTGCTATCTCCCTAGAAAATAGAAAAAGAGCTGTTAAATGGCTCTTTTGATTTATTGTCTGCCAAATAGATATCGCTCAAGTAAAATTTGTTTACCTTTTGTTTCGTAAATAAGGGCAAGGTTGTCCACATTAATTTCCCATGTTAAATCAATATAGCTATTTAAATAAGATATCAGTTTAGAAACATTTTTATCTGTTACATCACCATGAGCAAGAGTGATATGTGGCAACCATTTTTGTTCGTCGTAATAATCAACTTCATCTGTAACAAACATAGAAGTTTCTTGCCAGATTTGTTGATGTAATTTGTTTAGTTCATTACTTCGAACGACTGGTACATATACAACTGGTTTTTTACCTGTAAAGAGACCTAAACCTGTTGCATGAATAGTAAACGGTTTTTGTCTTTGGGCCAGCTGAGATAATACTGGGAGCATTTTTTCTAAATCGTAACCTCTAGCCACTTGGTAGGAGAAGTGAGGATAAGGCGTTATATAAATTCCTTCAATATGAAACCTCTTTTTTAATTCGGCCCAAATCCATTCTACTTTTTTATAATGAGACTCATCTAATAGCGAAACAACCGCGTGCATATTTCCATCACCAGCCAATTATAAGTTCCAAATTTAATTCTGGTTTTGGAACTTACAGCCCCTCCTATTTGTTAGCAGGAGGGGCTGTTCCGTCTACGCTGTGTTCTCATATACAGGCATACCCCTTGACGATAACACCGTCTTTTGTTTTATTCCGATGAAGTGACTGTTTCTTGAGTGATCCCATACCCCACCTTCCTAATCAACTCCATGTGCCGTTCAGGGCTCCGCAAAGGTTGAAAACCGTACTGGGCGTAAAGACCGTGTGCGTCTCGGGTGCCCAAGGTGATCCGGGCCAATCGGGCCAACGACGGGTGGGACACCACCGTCTCCACCAACCACTTTCCCAACCCTTGTCCACGGTATTCAGGTAGTACAAATACGTCGCACAAATAAGCGTAACGGGCGAAGTCCGTGACCACACGAGCGAAACCGATTTGACTTTCTCCGTCATACATGCCGAAACAAAGGGAATGCTGGATGGAGGTTACGACCAGGTCCATAGGTATACCACGAGCCCAATACGATTCTTCAGACAAATAACGGTGAATAACATCAACCTGCAATCGAGACGAATCGGTGAAGATCCGATATGGCCCCATCGTTTTTTCAAATATGGCGGGCTTGTTCATGGTTTCACCCCAGAGATGTAGGTGACATGTACCACCTGTACGATCAACGCCAAAAGCATGATCGTTTCTTTCATCCGCATCACCTCCCCTCCGTCGCAGTAGCGACCGAAGGGGACCACGCCCCGCTGTCAACCCTTCCCAACTGTTCCCCACACTCTGGAATACATATACAACGTTTGAGTGCTAGAAACCTGCTACGTCTAGGAGCCCGGGGACGAGCCCCCGGGCTCCGGGGTCCAGTGGAAAGGCGAGTTTCTCGAATAAGACACTACTTTTAAGGTCAGGTGGGGCGGCTGAGGCTCCAACGTAAGGCGGGGTGCACTAAATATCGCGCCGCAACAGCGCTGAAAGAGTTACGTGATGCAAACATCATCCCGGAAACGAAAAAACACCACAAAAACAGTTAATCCTGTCGCAGCCCGTGAAGGAGGGAGACAGATAAATATGCTATATTCTTGTCTATGTTGTGGATTTTTGACATATCCTGAGGAACCAGGAGATACTTATAACATTTGCCCCGTATGTTATTGGGAAGATGATCCAGTTCAGAATGATGATCCTACATTTTCTGGTGGAGCAAATTCGATGAGCTTATTAGAAGCGAGAGACAATTTTAGAAAATATAGTGCTATATCCTTGGAATTTGTAAAGAGAGTAAGAAAACCACTTCCCGAAGAATACCCTGATAACTGTTAACAAATAACTCTTATTTGGTCGATTCACGTGAGCAGGTTCGCTAGTTAGGGGGCGGCTCCCCGGGGCCTGGTCTCAGCAAGCCCCGGGGGCCTATATCGGAGCGAACGGGTGGCCGCGGCGCCGCCGCGGGCGGCCGTCTCCGCGGAGTCCCGGGGAAAGGATTTGCCACCTTTGATCCATAAAAACCCGGACAGGTGTGTACCTGCCGGGTCTTTTTCACCCGTAGGAAGATTTACTAAGGGCCACGGTACCATGAGCGGTTATGGATTTTGTTAAGAATGAACGGGTTTAAAGGAATTGGCGATGTTTAGCAAAACGTCTTTGGTTGGTTTGGGCTCGTTTTTAGAGGGTGAATAACTTAGTCGATAACTGAACCCTTTTTGATACCACGTCAAATCGTAGTATTCATATTCATCATCTGGTATGTCAGTTTCTTCGTAGTCTGCTTTGATTCCATTTTTGAGGGTGGCATTGTTCAAAAACAACTCCTGATCCTCATCTTGATTGATATACAGGGTTAGGTGAGTGTCACCATGTTCATAAAACACGTCCATTTCGTAATGGAATAGGCCCGCTTTTACTACGGCATATTGCTTTGTTGGTTTAAACGGCAGTTTTGCTGGCAGTTGCACAGGATACCCGTATTCCGTTACAGCTTGGGGAATGGGTTGAGGTGGATTGAGCCATCGAGGCAACATGAAACTGGTTAGGAATACCAATATGCTTAACACAAACCTGAGTCCCCTGCTGATCCATCGGTAATATATGGTTTGTTTATATCGCTGTTTCATCTCCTGATTTAATTTCACTTGATAACGATTTTCGAGATAGAGCATGATAAAAAATACGATGACGATGATGCCCACCATCCCCCAAGAGCCCATGGTCCTGATTATGTTAGGTTGAAAAGATAAGGAGAAAAGCAAAGAGATCAGTGGATAATAAGCGAAGTGGATCATCTCAGCCCTTAAAAATCGTGGGTAACTCTCCCCATAAATCTCATGCAATTCTGTATGGATGTGGTTAAGCCACTTGTTCATATGCGGTTGACTCCTTTATCTATCTCTGAGGTCGCTATTCATTTATTCGTGCTCCCGCTTGGAATTTAGGTCCGCTTAGAGCCTTTTTTGTCGAACTGAAATGGAAAAAGATCAATGAAGGGAGGCTCTTCTATGTTCAGGACGAATCCATCCAGAGAGTTTCAACCGGAGACGGTCAACATAGAAGACCTTGTCCGCGTTTGGGTATTGAACAAGTGAAGTTTATGAGGAGTTTTTTTAGGAAGGATGTATAAAATGAGTTTGTCTAGGTTTCACCATCAGAAAAGAGTTCGTCAGCATTTTACCGAGATTCCTGTTTTAATGAGAAGGAAATCAAGGTAATGAGCTATCATATGCAAGGTATGGATATGTATTTTGATTACCCTTTATATTTTCGGATCCCTTTCGGCTCACACGTATTTTGGGCATATAACTTGGAGCACTTAAAATACATAGAAAGCTTGGTTCGGGCGGGGATTAGGGATACTACTCATCATGGTGGTGTGGCCAGCAGGCTTCCTAAGTGGATCAAACCGGCGAAAAATCGTCAGCAATTATTAAAGAAGATACAAATATTGTACGAAAAATATTTATCAGACACTCCCTAGTACCAGCGATGCTGTCACCAGGAGCAAAGTAAGTTGATTTCATTGTGTAGATGGAGAGTGAAACAGATAAGAGGGTATAAATGGAGCCCGGGGCCGAGCACCCGGGCTCCGGGGTCACCGGAGCCGAATGGGTGGCCGCGGCGGTGCCGCGGGCGTCCGTCTCGGCGGAGTCTGTAAAAGGAAAAGAGAAACGAGGTTCTGGATAGGAAGCTGACGGATCAGTCTTTGCCTGAGTGGGCTTTCTTTTTTCAGCAGCTCAGGAATCGTTAAGATGATATGTGTTTCTTCCCTCAGCTAATAGCGCCTTGATCGCCAGACGAGCGTATTTGTCAAACAGCATGGAGTCGATATTATACGCGTTACGCATCACTTCCAAGGCATTATTGACGACGTCATTGTCCGTTTGCCCGGGGAACCGCTCCAACAGGTTCAGCCCGATCGCGTATTTGTTAGACGAAACGTCGAAGTACAGGTCCTTTTTGCGGCAACAGGTCAAGGTAGGTTTTGAAAACCCCCGTAAAAGAAGCCTTGTAGACCGGGCTGGCAACAATGATGGCATCCGCTTTCTCCACCAACTCATTCGCTTGTTGGATGGCGGGGTCAAAATGCGCGGAGATCAGATCCTCCGCCGGAAGATCGGAAACGTTGATCGGCACGCCCTTCTCATTCAACACTTTCCGTACATACTGACAGCCCCATGATTTGCTTCACCCGTTCCATGTCCACATACTCGCGAATCCAACGGGAAAGGCGGGCATAAATCACGTCCCGGTCCGCTCGTAGCCCGAGATACTCTTCGGAACGGGGCGGCAAACCCTTTTTCCCACGCAGACGGTTGATCCAGGCGTGGGTAAATGCCCCGTTATCGAACAACCCGTGCAGATAGGTGCCCCATACGCTTCCGTCGACTGACACCGCACCGTCCAAGCGTCCGTCCGCCCATTGCAACACCGGACTCGCATCCGTTCCCCGCTCGGTTCTGCCCATGTGAATCTCATAGCCGGAGACGGGTACACCCCGAGCCCATTTGATCAGGGTTTCTCCGGATGCCCGAACCGTTCGTTTGTCCGGAATAAAGTGCGTCCGGATGTCCAACATACCCAATCCCGGGTGGACGCCGGGATGTGATTCCACTCCATCGGGGTCGTGTAACGTACGTCCCAGCATTTGATATCCCCCGCAGATGCCGACGATTTCCGCGCACTGGTTTCGCAGGCGTTGGATGTACTCGGCCAACCCCGATGCACGCAACCATGCCAAATCCTCAACGGTGTTTTTGGTACCGGGAAGAATCACCGCGTCGGGATCGCCCATTTCCTTGGCCGATTGGACATAACGGAGACGGACGTCGGGGGCGTCGGCCAACGGAAGAAAGTCCGTGAAATTGGAAATCCGGGGCAGGCGAATCACGGTGATGTCTACAAACTCCCGAGATGCGGGCATTTTCAATCGAAGCGACTCCAGAGTGAGCGAATCTTCCGGGTCAATTCCGGTTTCCAGATAAGGCACCACACCCAGTACGGGAATGCCGGTCCGCCGTTCCAGCCATTCGATGCCGGGATCAAGCAGTTCCCGTTTACCACGAAATTTGTTGATGATGAAGCCTTTCACCCTTGCCCGTTCATCCGGGTCCAGCAGCTCCAATGTGCCCACCAGCGAAGCGAACACGCCGCCCCGTTCGATGTCCCCGACGAGTATGACGGGGGCATCGGCCAGTTCTGCTACCCGCATGTTGGCGATGTCCCGATCTTTCAGGTTGATTTCCGCCGGACTTCCCGCTCCCTCGATCACCAACACCTCGAATGCTTCGGACAGAATCGACAGGGACCAACGAACTGCGGGCAACGCTTTTTCCAGCACGCTGCCGCGATAGGCGCTCGCTTCCATGTCGGCATAATGGCGTCCGTGCACGATCACTTCGGAGATCATATCACCTTTTGGTTTGAGGAGAATGGGATTCATGTGGACGGTCGGTTCGATGCCCGCCGCTTCCGCCTGAACGCACTGGGCACGTCCGATTTCGCCCCCGTCGGCGGTGATAGCAGAGTTGAGCGCCATATTTTGCGATTTGAACGGCGCCACCTGATACCCTTCCTCAAAAAAATAACGGCAAAAAGCCGTGCACAACACGCTCTTGCCTACATCAGAACCCGTTCCCTGCAACATAATCGCCTTGGCCATCCTGATCTCCTCTCCCTCTAAAACTCAATCCCTTTGACAGCAGGAACCCCTTCATCGTAGTAATGCTTGACAGCGTGAATCTCTGATACGAGGTCGGCCCGGCTGATCACTTCCGGGTGCGCATCTCGACCGGTCAAGACCAGATGGACGTGAGACGGGCGATGCTCGATCACTTCCAACACCTCATGAAGCGGCAATACATCCTCGATAGGAAACCTCTGAATGGCCAGTGCATTGTTGATCTCATCAAGAATCACCAAGTCGTACTCGCCGCTCATCACAGTTTGTTTGGCGGTCTGCCAGGCGGTTTCCAAGGCGGCGCGGTGATCTTCCGGCGTACGGGTCCAGGT from Polycladomyces subterraneus includes these protein-coding regions:
- a CDS encoding dicarboxylate/amino acid:cation symporter produces the protein MKRLVTNLTFQVLTAITLGIILGTLAPETAKAMKPIGDVFINMVKMVIAPIVFLTIVVGIAKMGDMKKVGRVGGKALLYFEIVTTIALAIGLIVANVVKPGVGVHLDPSQGQDQVSQYVSEGKKMNLVDFLVHIVPSNVVDAFAKGDTLQVVFFSILFGFALAALGNFGKPLIDLLDQISKVFFKIVNIIMRVAPLGAFGAMSYTIGKYGLSSLIPLGKLMLAVYITMFLFVFIVLNLICRMYGFSLWNYLKFIKEELLIVLGTSSSESVLPRMMKRMEEYGCSKSVVGLVLPTGYAFNLDGTSIYLTMAVVFLAQVSGVDLSLTQELTILAILMLTSKGAATVTGGGFIVLASTLSATHAIPLEGLALLLGVDRFMSEARAIVNMIGNGIATIVVAKSENEFQPHHPQFGKQHGDTSPSDAVGTDVS
- a CDS encoding 2'-5' RNA ligase family protein yields the protein MAGDGNMHAVVSLLDESHYKKVEWIWAELKKRFHIEGIYITPYPHFSYQVARGYDLEKMLPVLSQLAQRQKPFTIHATGLGLFTGKKPVVYVPVVRSNELNKLHQQIWQETSMFVTDEVDYYDEQKWLPHITLAHGDVTDKNVSKLISYLNSYIDLTWEINVDNLALIYETKGKQILLERYLFGRQ
- a CDS encoding GNAT family N-acetyltransferase, with the protein product MNKPAIFEKTMGPYRIFTDSSRLQVDVIHRYLSEESYWARGIPMDLVVTSIQHSLCFGMYDGESQIGFARVVTDFARYAYLCDVFVLPEYRGQGLGKWLVETVVSHPSLARLARITLGTRDAHGLYAQYGFQPLRSPERHMELIRKVGYGITQETVTSSE
- a CDS encoding CPCC family cysteine-rich protein, with amino-acid sequence MLYSCLCCGFLTYPEEPGDTYNICPVCYWEDDPVQNDDPTFSGGANSMSLLEARDNFRKYSAISLEFVKRVRKPLPEEYPDNC
- a CDS encoding cobyric acid synthase, which translates into the protein MAKAIMLQGTGSDVGKSVLCTAFCRYFFEEGYQVAPFKSQNMALNSAITADGGEIGRAQCVQAEAAGIEPTVHMNPILLKPKGDMISEVIVHGRHYADMEASAYRGSVLEKALPAVRWSLSILSEAFEVLVIEGAGSPAEINLKDRDIANMRVAELADAPVILVGDIERGGVFASLVGTLELLDPDERARVKGFIINKFRGKRELLDPGIEWLERRTGIPVLGVVPYLETGIDPEDSLTLESLRLKMPASREFVDITVIRLPRISNFTDFLPLADAPDVRLRYVQSAKEMGDPDAVILPGTKNTVEDLAWLRASGLAEYIQRLRNQCAEIVGICGGYQMLGRTLHDPDGVESHPGVHPGLGMLDIRTHFIPDKRTVRASGETLIKWARGVPVSGYEIHMGRTERGTDASPVLQWADGRLDGAVSVDGSVWGTYLHGLFDNGAFTHAWINRLRGKKGLPPRSEEYLGLRADRDVIYARLSRWIREYVDMERVKQIMGLSVCTESVE
- the cobO gene encoding cob(I)yrinic acid a,c-diamide adenosyltransferase encodes the protein MTQVNEQRLDKGLATETWAPKTRKGLTLVYTGKGKGKTTAALGLVLRAVGRGMKTTVLQFIKSPQRTYGEQTALERLGVQIHQLGVGFTWTRTPEDHRAALETAWQTAKQTVMSGEYDLVILDEINNALAIQRFPIEDVLPLHEVLEVIEHRPSHVHLVLTGRDAHPEVISRADLVSEIHAVKHYYDEGVPAVKGIEF